A region of Williamwhitmania sp. DNA encodes the following proteins:
- a CDS encoding ABC transporter ATP-binding protein, which translates to MKDSIIRIDELQRNFTVGSEIVRALKGVSFSVQQGEFLTIMGASGSGKSTLLNILGCLDKPTHGQYFLDEVPVADLSRNELARLRNLKIGFVFQSFNLLPRTSALENTELPLLYNPKVSSKERRERAIAALEAVGLANRMDHTPSQLSGGQQQRVAIARALVNDPVMILADEATGNLDTRTTYDIMALFQDLNRRGKTIVFVTHEPDIATLSSRTVTLRDGIIIKDEVNEKPLSALDMLHSLPINDNEN; encoded by the coding sequence ATGAAGGATTCAATCATCCGTATAGATGAGTTGCAACGAAACTTTACGGTAGGGAGCGAAATAGTTCGTGCGTTGAAGGGGGTTTCCTTCAGCGTGCAGCAGGGTGAGTTTCTTACCATAATGGGGGCCAGCGGCTCAGGAAAATCAACTCTTTTGAATATATTGGGGTGCCTGGATAAGCCTACCCATGGACAATATTTTCTGGATGAGGTTCCAGTTGCAGATCTTTCCAGAAACGAATTGGCAAGATTGAGGAACCTCAAGATTGGGTTTGTATTCCAATCGTTCAATCTATTGCCACGAACTTCCGCCCTAGAGAATACCGAGCTGCCATTGCTATACAACCCTAAAGTTTCTTCAAAAGAGCGAAGGGAAAGAGCAATTGCGGCGCTCGAAGCGGTTGGATTGGCAAACCGAATGGACCATACTCCAAGCCAACTTTCTGGTGGACAGCAGCAGCGCGTGGCCATTGCACGTGCTCTGGTAAACGATCCGGTTATGATATTGGCTGATGAGGCAACTGGGAACCTTGATACCCGAACTACCTACGACATAATGGCTCTTTTTCAAGATCTGAACAGAAGAGGGAAAACCATTGTATTTGTAACTCACGAGCCGGATATTGCTACACTTAGTAGCAGAACAGTTACCCTACGTGATGGAATTATAATTAAGGATGAGGTTAACGAGAAGCCTCTTTCGGCTTTAGACATGCTGCATAGCTTGCCAATTAACGACAATGAAAACTAA
- a CDS encoding ABC transporter permease: MNTFNLIRIALRAMLRNKMQTFLTMLGIIIGVASVIAMLAIGQGSKQSIETQISAMGTNMIMVRPNSELQGGVRLDASTMQTLTLADVSAIKKDCDQVAAVSAMVSGRGQAIYAANNWPTQIQGVGPDFLEIRKMDIQDGVMFTDKDVEQAAKVCVLGQTVVTNLFPDGSSPIGRSIRFANIPFKVIGVLVPKGENTFGQDQDDIILAPFTTVQKRILAITYVQSIYTSAVNENASDAAVAQISEVLRRDHKLKPTQDDDFSVRTQAELIKTFSSTSQMLTVLLAAIAGISLFVGGIGIMNIMFVSVTERTREIGLRMAIGGRGVDIMVQFLMEAIMISMAGGLIGVILGVTTSYTLSYGLGWPVLITNFSIIISFLVCAVTGVFFGWYPARKASNLDPIEALRYE, encoded by the coding sequence ATGAATACATTTAATTTGATTAGAATCGCACTCAGGGCTATGCTTCGCAACAAGATGCAGACTTTTCTCACCATGTTGGGAATTATCATTGGCGTGGCCTCCGTTATTGCCATGCTGGCCATCGGGCAAGGTTCAAAGCAGAGCATCGAAACGCAGATATCAGCAATGGGAACCAACATGATTATGGTTCGGCCAAATAGCGAGTTGCAGGGCGGGGTAAGGTTGGATGCTAGCACAATGCAAACTCTCACATTGGCCGATGTTTCAGCAATTAAAAAGGATTGCGATCAGGTGGCTGCAGTTTCGGCTATGGTTTCTGGTAGAGGGCAAGCCATATATGCAGCAAATAATTGGCCTACTCAAATTCAAGGCGTTGGTCCTGATTTTCTTGAAATCCGAAAAATGGATATTCAAGATGGAGTAATGTTTACTGACAAGGACGTTGAGCAGGCAGCCAAAGTTTGCGTTTTAGGACAAACCGTTGTCACCAATCTATTTCCTGATGGGAGTTCACCAATAGGCAGAAGCATTCGCTTTGCCAATATTCCGTTTAAGGTAATTGGAGTTTTAGTACCTAAAGGGGAGAATACTTTTGGACAGGACCAGGATGATATTATTTTGGCACCTTTTACTACTGTTCAAAAAAGAATCCTTGCAATCACTTATGTCCAGAGTATCTATACATCGGCCGTCAATGAAAATGCATCGGATGCAGCTGTTGCCCAAATATCGGAGGTGCTGAGGCGAGATCATAAGTTAAAACCAACGCAGGACGATGATTTCTCGGTTCGTACGCAGGCGGAGCTGATTAAAACATTCAGCTCAACGAGCCAAATGCTTACCGTGCTGTTGGCAGCCATTGCTGGTATATCCTTGTTTGTTGGGGGTATTGGTATTATGAATATTATGTTTGTGTCGGTTACCGAACGTACCCGCGAAATAGGCCTACGTATGGCCATTGGTGGGAGAGGTGTCGATATCATGGTTCAATTTTTAATGGAGGCCATAATGATTAGCATGGCGGGTGGACTAATAGGTGTTATTCTAGGTGTAACAACATCATATACTTTATCTTATGGGTTAGGTTGGCCAGTGCTTATTACCAACTTTTCCATTATCATCTCATTCTTAGTTTGTGCCGTAACGGGGGTTTTCTTTGGCTGGTATCCTGCAAGAAAGGCATCGAACCTTGATCCAATTGAGGCTTTACGTTA